The genomic interval CACTATGGCTTGCAGAATGTGTCATTTCACGTTACCTCCCCCTCATTGTGCCGGTCACATTGTCGACCGAGTTGCTTCCACATTGATCGCTTCATTACATTAACTTTAGATATACTCCTACCAAGCAGCATTATTACGCCTTCATTGGCCCCTGATCAGCCGCCCACTTAGCGTTTTTGGCCAGAAACTTTTGTCTGCACCTGCTGATGGGCTTAATTCTGCCCTCGAGCTTGATATCCACCGGTGTAGTGTACCCAATGTAGTCAACCAAGACTGTATCTTGGGTGTCGAGGACGACCGGGTTCTTGAAGGGGGGGTACAAGAAGttgtcaccacctccagccaGGAAATCCAGAGTCACAATGCGGTACTCGGCCGCCTTGTCCAGGGGCTTGCCGCCAATCGTGACAGCAACGAGTTTGGTGGTAGCCGAGGCGTCAGGGTTGTACTCGATGACGATTCCGCGGCTGACCTGCAACAGGGAGGTGACGGGACGGCCGTTGACCTGGTTGACCTTAGACATGATGCCCTCAAGAGTCGACCAGAGGAGCATGGCAATGCGGTTTCTCAGGGTTAGCCAAGGTTTAAAAGACGGAGAAAAGGGTATATACTCGGCCATGAAGTTGCCCAACAGGCATTCTTGCTGCAGGCACAAGGACTggtccaacaccaccttGCTCTCTCCCACAACCTGGGCGGCAAACTCTTCAAAAGGCTTCCTCCACCCGTCAATCTGACTTTGCAGATCCTCGTCCTGAGCCGTCGTGTTTGTCAGGTGGATAGGGACTCCGTGGTAGTCCAGGATCCTGCCGGCGGCATCGTAGGTAACGTCAATGTAACCAATGTACTCGCCCCACGGATACGCCTGCACGATAaacacctcctcgccctccgaGTTCTCAACAATGGTCGGGTACTTGCCCACCGCACCGGCAAAGTCACCCAGCGGGGTTTGGCTGTGGCCTCCCATGATCAAGTACAGGCCGTTGGCGTTGCGGGGAGACATGGGCCATGCAGTATGCACCGATGATAAGCACACGGCAAGTCGAAGATGCTCAAAATTCAACGGCCCGGTTCGAGCCGATAATGTTTGTGATGGCATGAGACAAAAGATGGATTGGAGATGTTGGTCTGATTTCCAGGCAGCTAATGGAAGGTCTGGAAAAGGGACTGGACTCGGACGACATCACCGCACTGTGCCGGGTACCTGCAGCATGACAAATTCTCAAGCGTCGCGTCAGAACCCATTGACTGTTCAAATACATTACTTGCGTCTTTATACTACTATCTTCGGGGTATCATAAGAAATCACAAGTCGGCAATGGCATATACATAATACATAATACACGTTTTTTGAACGACAGACATCGAGTATAACACTCGCACCATTGAGGtgaaccccctcccccccccctcctttttttgttgttgttttggcttCCGCTTCGCCTTCGCGTCTCCAAATCACCATCCGTCTGGTTTTGCTACCCGCTCGGGCTTCCTGTGCTCATTTTGCACATTCGCCCCCATGGCATCCGGTTCCGTCAGCTCGGCGGTGCTGCAGTGGAACGAGCGCTCCTCGAGGATGATGTATTTGCCGTCGGCATCCATGTCGTTGATGGTGTCCAGCTGCGAGATGGACTTGCTGCGCGAGCGTCCCTTGTTCTTAGCATAAGATCCGATGGTGACGACAGTGTTGGTGCGTCCAGTGTTTCCACGGTACCCGCCCCCTGATTTGGAGTTGCCGCCCGTTGGACCAGAGGTGCCCCCGAGAGCAGAGTTGCCGAATAGCTTCCTGATGAGGGGGTAGAGGCAGGGAATGCAGGCGCCAATGATGACGCAGTTTGCTTCGATACTGTTTGCCAGGTTAGCATTGTCCGTCCACATGTTCCGTCAAGTTGCTTACTTTGTCCAGAGAACCACATCGTCGACGGTATACGTAAAGTCCACGACCTCGAGGAGGCCACTCAACGTGTAGCACTTGTAGCAAGTGATGACACCGGCACAGTATCCGAAGCCCAACGACGACGAAAGagccagcttcttcctccagtTGAGCTGCAGCTGGAAAAGAACGACGGTGGGATAGATGGCGAGATAAAAGTCGAAAAGAACCGAATAAATTCCGAGGGCCATGGCATAGTCGACCGTGATCTGACGGTCCCAGCATTTGCCTGGGGCGTCCAACCACTGCGCACGAGCTGGGGTGCATTGGGCAAAGTTGATGACGAGCATGCCaatggcgaggaggccaTAGATGACCGAAACCACCCACATGACCATGCGGTGCGCCCGGCCCGGGTTCAAGATCTTGCGCAGCAAAACCACCACGGCAAACTTGGGGATCGTAAAGGACGACACGCCAGGTACGAACGAGATGACGGTGTAATAGAGGGCTTTTTTGACATCTTCAGGGCTTAGGGTATCGAGATgtctaccaccaccatgcgAAATGGCGGCACCAGCCAGTCCAACATATATAACACAGAGAGTCTAACGGGGGCCCCGGGTCAGCTTCCAGTCCATCCAAGCGTGGCTTGCTTCGTTCGACATCAGCTTACAATGGAAAAGAGAGTGATGTAGTCGTCGAGGTAGATCTTGCCCATCGAGATCACTCTGCTGTACACTCTTGCCGCCACAAACACGATGCCCAGCAACGTCATGGCCGACGTGACGCCTAGGATGGTTGGGCCCTTATTTTCGGCCGCATACCCAGGATAGGGCTCCACgaaaggggaagaagctTCAGTGGCAGACATGTTGTCGAAGGAtggtcgtcctcgtcgtcttcgtcacaagaagaaaaggtgTGGGAATCGAAAGGTGTTGTCGACCCAAGATGGGTGCTCTGCTGGTCGATCAAGACCAGGCCTGACCGTGAGGAAGATCCAGACAGACGGTAcggacggggacgggggatCCAGGAAAGTTGGGGAGCGGCAGGGTGATCTTTATCAAAACCTCGGGACCGTTCAAGAGGGCGAACCAGAGGCCCTATCACGGGTAGGTCAACCGCCACTGGAAAAAAGGCATTTGGGGAGCGTCAAACGCAACCATGGGACTCGCTTACACGCCAGGGTAGCAGCGATGTGTTTCTCTGAATGTCTGACCGGTGTGATGGACGTTG from Podospora pseudoanserina strain CBS 124.78 chromosome 6, whole genome shotgun sequence carries:
- a CDS encoding hypothetical protein (COG:S; EggNog:ENOG503P4GH), encoding MSATEASSPFVEPYPGYAAENKGPTILGVTSAMTLLGIVFVAARVYSRVISMGKIYLDDYITLFSITLCVIYVGLAGAAISHGGGRHLDTLSPEDVKKALYYTVISFVPGVSSFTIPKFAVVVLLRKILNPGRAHRMVMWVVSVIYGLLAIGMLVINFAQCTPARAQWLDAPGKCWDRQITVDYAMALGIYSVLFDFYLAIYPTVVLFQLQLNWRKKLALSSSLGFGYCAGVITCYKCYTLSGLLEVVDFTYTVDDVVLWTNIEANCVIIGACIPCLYPLIRKLFGNSALGGTSGPTGGNSKSGGGYRGNTGRTNTVVTIGSYAKNKGRSRSKSISQLDTINDMDADGKYIILEERSFHCSTAELTEPDAMGANVQNEHRKPERVAKPDGW